GTGCCGCCATGTTCGGCACGGCGCGAATGATGTTGTCGACGATTGGCACTTCGGCAACCTGTGGCGACCGCGAGAGCGGATTCAGGTCGATCACGAGTTCCGTTTTGCCCATTGCCTCGAGCGCTTCGGCGCGGTCGCCGTCCTCGAGTGGGACGAGCACCACGTCAGCCTCGTAGATGCCGTCGGCGTCGACTTTCGCGCGCTGGTGGTCGAGATTTGGGATGCGGGCGTCGGCCTCGAGGCCCTTTACTTCCGTCGCGCCGTGCTCTCGAAGATGGTCGGCGATGGCCGCGATGCGCTCGTCAGTCCGGTTGAAGAGGTTGATCTCGAGGTCGGCATCGGTCGCGTCTGCTAGGTCGACCATCTCGCCGGGGACGAGTGCGGCGACGTTGCCGTTGATCGAGAGCACGGGGTGGTCAGCCAGAAGGAGATGCGCCGCTGCGGCGCGCTCTGCGGCGTCGGCGCTCGGAATCGTCTCCTCGCCAAGCAGGTAATCGAAGGCGCTGCCCCGGCCTTCGGCGTGCATCCCCTGGAGGTGGGTAATCCCTTTCTCGACGCCCGTCTCGATGCGGTGGCGCGTGAGCAGGTCCTGATAGCGGGGGTGGTCCTCGGGAATCTCCTCCTCGTGCGTCACGTCGGCCGGAACGGTCTCGTCCTCGCTCACGTTCGCGAGGTGGCGTGGGGCGATAAAAAGACGACCGATCCGTCACTCGAGGCGCGTCTCCGCCATAGACGCCGCGCTCTCGAGACACCTGCACGGACATTCGCTCTCGCTGAACAGTCGGTCCAAACTGGTTCTCTGGTAGATAGTTATATCAAGAATACGGGCGGTACGGTCGGGTTTAATGCATGATTCTGGCGTAGGAGTGTCTCATGACATCTGTCCGCATGGAGAATGTTAGCAAATACTTCGATGCGGGAAACACCGTCGCGAACTATCAGCTCAATCTCGAGGTCGAAGACGGTGAGTTTCTCGTCTTTCTCGGGCCCTCCGGGTGTGGGAAAACCACGGCACTCAGGCTGATCGCGGGCCTCGAGCAGCCCTCGGAGGGAGCGATCTACTTCGGCGACGAACGCGTCGATGGGCGCTCCTCGAGTGATCGTAACGTCGCGATGGTGTTCCAGAACTACGCGTTGTATCCGCATATGACGGTCGCGGAAAACATCGGCTATCCGCTGAAAGTCCGTGGGATGTCCCCCAACGACCGCGACCTGAAAGTCGAGGAGGTAACCGAGTTGCTTCACATCGAAGGCCAGGTCGACAAGAAACCGGGGGCCCTGTCTGGCGGCCAACGACAGCGGGTCGCGCTCGCTCGCGCAATCGTTCGCGAGCCGAGCGTCTTCTTGCTCGATGAGCCCCTGTCGAACCTCGACGCCAAACTCCGTCAAGAGATGCGAATCGAACTCAAACGCCTCCAGAACGAACTCGAGGTCACGACGGTCTACGTCACGCACAATCAGGAGGAGGCGATGAGCATGGCCGACAGGGTCGTCGTGATGAACAAGGGAACGATCCAGCAGATTGCGCCGCCGGGCGAGTTGTACGAGCGCCCGCGGACGGCCTGGGTGGCTCGGTTTATCGGCTCGCCGCCGATGAATCTCTTTCAGGGCCAGCGCCGAAACGGCTCGCTCGAGGTCGGCTCGGCGGGAGCGGTCGACCTGACGAGCATTGCATCGACAGCGGAGTCCAGCCCACAATCGGGTGAGGAAGCTGTCGTCGAAGCGGGCCAGTCGGATGCGGGCTCGGCTGGCATGGTCACGGACGCCTCTCAGGCGACGGGCGACCTCTCGCTCGGCGTTCGCCCGGAGGATTTGACGGTGACGACGTCGCCGC
The Natronolimnobius baerhuensis DNA segment above includes these coding regions:
- a CDS encoding 4-phosphopantoate--beta-alanine ligase — encoded protein: MSEDETVPADVTHEEEIPEDHPRYQDLLTRHRIETGVEKGITHLQGMHAEGRGSAFDYLLGEETIPSADAAERAAAAHLLLADHPVLSINGNVAALVPGEMVDLADATDADLEINLFNRTDERIAAIADHLREHGATEVKGLEADARIPNLDHQRAKVDADGIYEADVVLVPLEDGDRAEALEAMGKTELVIDLNPLSRSPQVAEVPIVDNIIRAVPNMAAHAQELADAGEGELEGIIEAFDREEALEEAEERIRSGL
- a CDS encoding ABC transporter ATP-binding protein; this translates as MENVSKYFDAGNTVANYQLNLEVEDGEFLVFLGPSGCGKTTALRLIAGLEQPSEGAIYFGDERVDGRSSSDRNVAMVFQNYALYPHMTVAENIGYPLKVRGMSPNDRDLKVEEVTELLHIEGQVDKKPGALSGGQRQRVALARAIVREPSVFLLDEPLSNLDAKLRQEMRIELKRLQNELEVTTVYVTHNQEEAMSMADRVVVMNKGTIQQIAPPGELYERPRTAWVARFIGSPPMNLFQGQRRNGSLEVGSAGAVDLTSIASTAESSPQSGEEAVVEAGQSDAGSAGMVTDASQATGDLSLGVRPEDLTVTTSPPATGHALEGTVDTIEPFGEYDLINVTVNDQLVNAKMATATVSRGDTVYLTFEDDDAYLYDETGELVG